In Thermosynechococcus sichuanensis E542, a single genomic region encodes these proteins:
- a CDS encoding RelA/SpoT family protein: MNAFAPSLPTDIELPDWLATCLREPNPENGDDLVCRAFQFAYDLHQGQRRASGEPYIAHPVAVASILRDLGGGPALLAAGLLHDVIEDTAVTAEELEAQFGAEVRRLVEGVTKLSKFNFSSKTERQAESFRRMFLAMAQDIRVIVVKLADRLHNMRTLEYLPEDRRRAIAQETRDVFAPLANRLGIWRIKWELEDLAFKYLEPEAYRRIQELVAEKRANREAQLQQAIQILHERLSGMGFGYLEISGRPKHLYSIYQKMMRQQKEFHEIYDVAGIRILVATKDECYRALAVVHDCFLSVPGRFKDYISLPKPNQYQSLHTVVIGLGGRPLEVQIRTLAMHHVSEYGIAAHWKYKETGHSLPQQWSARDQKFTWLRQLLDWQNDLKDAQEYLDSIRDDLFDKEVYVFTPQGDVLALQQGATPLDFAYHIHTDVGNHCAGARVNGRIVPLDTPLRNGDIVEIITQKTAHPSLDWLNFVKTTTARNRIRQWYKRSRRDENLQRGRELLEKELGKAGLEALLKSPQMQQVAERSNYQSVDDLVAALGYGEITLNLVVNRLRAITLARPETTTPELPSESTPVNRVPVTTKPSDSPILGVEGLVYHIAGCCCPVPDEPIIGVVTLGSRGISIHRQGCSNLESVSSDRLIPVSWNTKANQRRPQTYPVDVQIEVIDRVGILKDILTRLSDHQINVRRANVHTDPGRTAIIDLCIDIVNAKQLDHILAQIRKITDVLNVRRRQQTETASA; the protein is encoded by the coding sequence ATGAACGCTTTTGCACCTAGCTTACCGACTGATATTGAATTACCCGATTGGTTAGCGACGTGCCTGCGAGAGCCAAATCCTGAGAATGGAGATGATTTGGTTTGTCGAGCGTTTCAATTTGCCTACGACCTACACCAAGGACAGCGGCGGGCTTCTGGGGAACCCTACATCGCTCATCCTGTGGCAGTTGCCAGTATTTTGCGGGATTTAGGCGGTGGGCCAGCACTTTTAGCGGCAGGGCTTCTCCACGATGTGATTGAGGACACGGCTGTTACAGCAGAGGAACTAGAAGCCCAATTTGGTGCCGAGGTGCGGCGACTGGTGGAGGGGGTCACCAAACTCTCGAAGTTTAACTTTTCCAGCAAGACGGAGCGGCAGGCGGAAAGTTTCCGACGGATGTTTTTGGCGATGGCGCAAGATATTCGCGTCATTGTGGTTAAGCTAGCCGATCGCCTGCACAATATGCGCACCCTTGAGTATTTGCCTGAAGACCGCCGCCGTGCCATTGCCCAAGAAACCCGTGATGTCTTTGCTCCTTTAGCCAACCGCTTGGGGATTTGGCGGATCAAATGGGAACTGGAGGATTTGGCCTTTAAGTATTTAGAGCCAGAGGCCTACCGTCGCATTCAGGAACTGGTAGCCGAAAAACGCGCCAATCGCGAAGCACAACTCCAGCAGGCAATTCAAATTCTGCACGAACGACTATCAGGGATGGGCTTTGGTTACCTAGAAATTAGTGGCCGTCCCAAACACCTCTACAGCATCTACCAAAAAATGATGCGGCAGCAAAAAGAATTCCATGAAATCTATGATGTGGCGGGCATTCGCATCCTCGTGGCCACCAAGGATGAGTGCTACCGTGCTCTGGCGGTTGTCCATGACTGTTTTCTTTCGGTGCCGGGGCGATTCAAAGACTACATTAGTCTGCCGAAACCCAACCAATATCAGTCCCTGCATACTGTTGTGATTGGTCTCGGTGGCCGCCCCCTAGAGGTGCAAATTCGCACGTTGGCGATGCACCATGTCTCAGAGTATGGGATTGCTGCCCACTGGAAGTACAAAGAAACGGGTCATTCCTTGCCGCAACAGTGGAGTGCCCGCGATCAAAAATTCACTTGGCTACGGCAACTGCTGGATTGGCAAAACGATCTTAAGGATGCCCAAGAATATCTCGACAGCATTCGCGATGATCTCTTTGATAAGGAGGTCTATGTCTTTACACCCCAAGGGGATGTCCTTGCGCTGCAACAGGGAGCCACGCCCCTCGACTTTGCGTACCATATTCACACGGATGTGGGAAATCACTGTGCCGGGGCACGGGTGAATGGGCGGATCGTGCCCTTGGATACGCCCCTGCGCAATGGCGACATTGTTGAGATTATTACCCAGAAAACTGCCCACCCCAGTTTGGATTGGTTGAACTTTGTTAAGACCACAACGGCACGCAACCGCATTCGGCAGTGGTACAAGCGATCGCGCCGCGATGAAAACCTGCAACGGGGACGGGAATTACTGGAGAAGGAACTGGGTAAAGCCGGTTTGGAGGCTCTTCTCAAGTCACCGCAGATGCAACAGGTGGCGGAGCGCAGCAACTACCAGAGTGTGGATGATCTCGTGGCCGCCTTGGGCTATGGCGAAATTACGCTGAATTTGGTGGTGAATCGGCTGCGGGCAATTACCCTAGCGCGTCCAGAGACAACTACACCCGAATTGCCTTCGGAATCTACCCCTGTTAACCGTGTCCCCGTCACTACAAAACCCAGTGATTCTCCGATTCTGGGGGTGGAGGGTTTGGTGTATCACATTGCTGGCTGCTGTTGTCCTGTGCCCGATGAACCAATTATTGGCGTGGTGACGCTGGGGAGTCGGGGTATTTCCATTCATCGTCAGGGCTGTAGCAACCTAGAGTCAGTGTCGAGCGATCGCCTGATTCCTGTAAGTTGGAATACCAAGGCCAATCAACGCCGACCCCAAACCTACCCCGTGGATGTGCAAATTGAGGTGATTGATCGAGTCGGTATTCTCAAGGACATTCTGACCCGTTTGAGTGATCACCAAATCAATGTGCGACGAGCCAATGTGCATACAGATCCGGGACGCACTGCCATCATTGATCTGTGTATTGATATTGTGAATGCCAAACAGTTGGATCACATCTTGGCACAGATTAGGAAAATCACGGACGTACTTAATGTTCGCCGTCGTCAACAAACAGAAACTGCATCCGCCTAG
- the purE gene encoding 5-(carboxyamino)imidazole ribonucleotide mutase, protein MSETPLVAIVMGSDSDLPTMQGAIALCERFGIPHEVAILSAHRTPLAMVEFAQNAHQRGLKVIIAGAGGAAHLPGMIASLTPLPVIGVPVPSRHLQGLDSLYSIVQMPAGIPVATVAIGNAQNAGLLAVQLLASHNPELLEQVIAYRQELAATVTAKNQKLQTLGASAYLQQQ, encoded by the coding sequence ATGTCAGAGACGCCGCTGGTTGCCATTGTCATGGGCAGTGATTCCGATTTGCCGACCATGCAGGGGGCGATCGCCCTCTGTGAACGCTTTGGCATTCCCCATGAAGTAGCCATCCTCTCAGCTCACCGCACTCCCCTTGCCATGGTGGAGTTTGCCCAAAATGCCCATCAGCGGGGTCTGAAAGTCATTATTGCTGGTGCTGGGGGAGCCGCCCACTTACCCGGCATGATTGCATCGCTAACACCTCTACCCGTGATTGGTGTACCCGTACCGAGCCGACACTTACAGGGGCTGGACTCCCTCTACTCAATTGTGCAGATGCCGGCTGGGATTCCCGTGGCGACGGTTGCTATTGGCAATGCCCAAAATGCAGGCCTATTGGCCGTCCAACTATTGGCCAGTCATAATCCAGAACTGCTAGAGCAAGTCATTGCCTATCGTCAAGAGTTGGCCGCGACGGTGACCGCCAAGAATCAAAAACTGCAAACCCTAGGGGCTAGTGCTTATCTGCAACAGCAGTAA
- the queG gene encoding tRNA epoxyqueuosine(34) reductase QueG: protein MITAAAIKAFAHQLGFHRVGIVDLRTYTHDHPSGVAALQRWLAQGFQGEMAWMANPRRQEIQSVLPGAQSVISVALNYYQPDPQPPPKAKIARYAWGRDYHRVLGKRLQALGQWLQSQVPDMAYRWYVDTGPVQDKVWAEQAGIGWIGKHSNVISRQYGSWILLGELITTLELTGDRPHTNHCGTCTRCLVACPTGAIVEPYVVDANRCIAYHTIESRAPELPPAIAAHLEGWVAGCDICQEVCPWNQRFAQPTDVADFAPRSPLLNTSPEELATLSDEAWDELTRGSALRRMKPAQWRRNAQAVLSGNRYD from the coding sequence ATGATCACTGCTGCTGCAATTAAGGCATTTGCCCATCAGTTGGGGTTCCATCGGGTGGGAATTGTGGATTTGCGCACCTATACCCATGACCATCCTTCCGGCGTGGCTGCCCTACAACGCTGGTTAGCCCAAGGCTTCCAAGGAGAGATGGCGTGGATGGCCAACCCTCGGCGACAGGAGATTCAATCGGTCCTGCCGGGAGCGCAATCGGTGATTTCCGTTGCCCTCAATTACTACCAGCCTGATCCCCAGCCGCCCCCGAAGGCGAAAATTGCCCGCTATGCTTGGGGACGAGACTACCATCGCGTCTTGGGAAAACGCTTGCAAGCTTTGGGGCAATGGCTTCAATCGCAGGTGCCAGACATGGCCTATCGCTGGTATGTGGATACAGGCCCTGTGCAGGATAAAGTTTGGGCAGAGCAAGCCGGCATTGGTTGGATTGGCAAGCACAGTAATGTCATTTCGCGGCAGTATGGCTCGTGGATTCTCTTAGGAGAGTTAATCACCACGTTGGAGTTGACGGGCGATCGCCCCCACACCAATCATTGCGGCACCTGTACCCGTTGCTTGGTCGCCTGTCCCACCGGCGCCATTGTTGAACCCTATGTGGTGGATGCCAACCGCTGCATTGCCTATCACACGATCGAAAGCCGTGCCCCCGAACTCCCCCCCGCCATTGCCGCTCACTTAGAAGGCTGGGTTGCCGGCTGTGACATCTGCCAAGAGGTGTGCCCTTGGAATCAGCGCTTTGCTCAACCCACGGATGTGGCCGACTTTGCCCCGCGATCGCCCCTCTTGAATACTTCCCCCGAGGAACTGGCCACCCTCAGTGATGAAGCATGGGATGAACTCACCCGTGGTTCTGCCCTACGGCGAATGAAACCCGCCCAATGGCGCCGCAATGCCCAAGCGGTGCTGTCTGGCAATCGGTATGATTGA
- a CDS encoding vitamin K epoxide reductase family protein, whose protein sequence is MVRRRSTPWIHRWSRWLIGGVALAGMAVTAYLTIAKFTNQDVTCPTDGCDIVLNSPWATVFGIPLSLIGFVAYTGMLSLAALPLLLNQPQQKELRRNAENTTWLLLFLGATAMASFSSYLMYILVTEIKASCPYCIASAIFSFTFLILTIIGREWSDRGQLFFNGVIVAVITLVGVFGIYNARMANPDGPGIPIVNTSGPAEIALARHLTQVGAVMYGAYWCSHCHDQKELFGKQAVRELNYVECDPNGANPQVERCRAKGIQGYPTWEINDQLYSGTRSLSELSQLSQYTGPMNFKNQ, encoded by the coding sequence ATGGTTCGACGACGCTCCACCCCTTGGATTCATCGTTGGTCACGCTGGTTGATTGGCGGGGTTGCCCTTGCTGGCATGGCAGTGACTGCCTACCTGACGATCGCCAAGTTCACCAACCAAGATGTAACCTGCCCCACTGATGGCTGTGATATTGTCCTCAATAGCCCTTGGGCAACCGTGTTTGGCATTCCCCTCTCCCTCATTGGGTTTGTTGCCTATACGGGGATGTTGTCGTTGGCGGCTCTGCCCCTGTTGTTGAACCAGCCGCAGCAAAAAGAACTCCGCCGCAATGCTGAAAACACCACTTGGCTTTTGCTCTTTCTGGGGGCAACGGCCATGGCCAGCTTCAGCAGTTACCTGATGTATATCTTAGTTACAGAGATTAAGGCGAGTTGTCCCTATTGCATTGCTTCGGCCATCTTTAGCTTTACATTTTTGATCTTGACGATTATTGGTCGTGAATGGAGCGATCGCGGCCAACTCTTTTTTAATGGTGTCATTGTTGCTGTGATTACCCTCGTGGGAGTCTTTGGCATCTACAACGCCCGCATGGCTAATCCCGACGGCCCCGGCATCCCCATCGTCAATACCTCAGGTCCTGCGGAAATTGCCCTTGCTCGCCATCTCACCCAAGTGGGAGCAGTCATGTATGGTGCCTATTGGTGTAGTCACTGCCACGATCAAAAGGAACTCTTTGGTAAGCAGGCGGTGCGGGAACTCAACTATGTTGAATGTGACCCCAATGGTGCCAATCCGCAGGTGGAACGCTGCCGTGCTAAGGGAATTCAGGGCTATCCCACATGGGAAATTAACGATCAGCTTTACTCCGGCACGCGATCGCTAAGCGAACTCAGTCAACTCAGCCAATACACAGGCCCGATGAACTTTAAGAACCAATAG
- a CDS encoding winged helix-turn-helix domain-containing protein, giving the protein MLSIDTLAEPAKAPFATPPALANILVVEDEELIRETLVLALQEEGYHTLVASDGYEALNLINTYLLMEPNPENAEVHLIILDVMLPGINGLDLCRLIRREGCTVPILMISAKGSEIDRVVGLEIGADDYLAKPFGMREMLARCRALLRRTQIQQATVPTVLRFRDLCLYPQECRVTLRGEEINLSPKEYKLLELFMRHPRRVWPREQLLDQVWGHDFIGDSKTVDVHIRWLREKIETDPSHPQYILTVRGFGYRFG; this is encoded by the coding sequence ATGCTTTCTATTGATACCCTCGCCGAACCCGCCAAGGCTCCTTTTGCCACACCCCCTGCCCTTGCCAACATCTTAGTGGTTGAAGATGAAGAGCTGATTCGGGAAACCCTTGTCCTTGCTTTGCAGGAGGAAGGCTACCATACCCTTGTGGCCAGCGATGGTTATGAGGCGCTCAATCTCATTAATACCTATCTCTTGATGGAGCCTAATCCTGAAAATGCAGAGGTGCATTTAATCATCTTGGATGTCATGCTACCGGGCATCAACGGATTAGACCTGTGCCGCTTGATTCGCCGTGAAGGCTGCACGGTTCCCATTCTCATGATCAGTGCCAAAGGGAGTGAAATTGATCGAGTGGTTGGTCTTGAAATCGGTGCCGATGACTACTTGGCGAAGCCCTTTGGCATGCGAGAGATGCTGGCGCGCTGTCGTGCCCTATTGCGGCGGACACAAATTCAACAGGCCACGGTGCCAACGGTTCTGCGCTTTCGCGATCTCTGCCTTTACCCCCAAGAATGCCGCGTAACGCTGCGGGGCGAGGAAATTAATCTCTCCCCCAAAGAATACAAACTGCTTGAGCTGTTTATGCGCCACCCCCGCCGTGTTTGGCCACGGGAGCAGTTACTGGATCAAGTGTGGGGGCATGACTTTATTGGCGATAGCAAAACCGTTGATGTCCACATCCGCTGGTTGCGGGAGAAAATTGAAACCGACCCTAGCCATCCCCAGTACATTCTTACGGTGCGGGGGTTTGGCTATCGCTTTGGTTGA
- a CDS encoding shikimate dehydrogenase, which produces MPKISGHTQLLGVIGDPIAHTLSPAMHNAALEHLGLNYVYVPFWVKPQQLGVAIAGLDALNVVGFNVTIPHKETILPYLADVSDLAQQVGAVNTVYRSEKGWVGTNTDVHGFLAPLRQQSCRWSEIAVLVLGYGGAARAVVTACYDLGCRQIYISGRQGERLEAFVASWPQMTLYPLPWSERATCLEKVSLVVNTTPLGMSPQTGATPLTAEDLAKLPTSAIVYDLIYKPRPTLLLQLAMARGLQTFDGLAMLLHQGAAALEYWIGQPAPTAIMATALEAALAVEK; this is translated from the coding sequence ATGCCGAAGATCTCTGGCCACACGCAGCTTCTGGGGGTGATTGGCGACCCGATTGCGCACACTCTCTCACCAGCAATGCACAATGCAGCGCTGGAGCATTTGGGATTGAACTATGTCTATGTGCCCTTTTGGGTGAAGCCACAGCAGTTGGGGGTGGCGATCGCTGGCCTAGATGCCCTCAACGTCGTTGGCTTTAATGTCACCATTCCCCACAAGGAAACCATCCTTCCCTATTTGGCAGATGTCAGCGACCTCGCCCAGCAGGTGGGGGCGGTCAACACCGTCTATCGCAGTGAAAAGGGATGGGTGGGGACTAACACCGATGTGCATGGCTTCTTGGCACCACTGCGGCAACAATCCTGCCGGTGGTCGGAGATTGCTGTTTTAGTCTTGGGCTATGGGGGTGCCGCGCGCGCCGTGGTCACGGCCTGTTATGACTTGGGCTGTCGGCAGATCTATATCAGTGGTCGCCAAGGGGAACGGTTAGAGGCCTTTGTGGCCAGTTGGCCCCAGATGACCCTTTATCCCTTGCCATGGTCGGAGCGTGCCACCTGTTTAGAGAAAGTCAGTCTTGTGGTTAATACCACCCCCCTTGGCATGAGTCCCCAGACTGGCGCCACCCCCCTCACAGCCGAGGATTTGGCAAAATTGCCCACCTCCGCCATTGTCTATGACCTCATCTACAAACCTCGCCCTACCCTTCTTTTGCAATTAGCGATGGCACGGGGACTGCAAACCTTCGACGGCCTTGCTATGCTTCTCCATCAGGGAGCCGCAGCCTTGGAATACTGGATTGGCCAACCCGCCCCCACGGCCATCATGGCCACTGCCCTTGAAGCTGCCCTAGCGGTGGAGAAATAA
- a CDS encoding P-II family nitrogen regulator: MKKVEAIIRPFKLDEVKIALVNAGIVGMTVSEVRGFGRQKGQTERYRGSEYTVEFLQKLKVEIVVEDEQVDMVVAKIVEAARTGEIGDGKIFVTPVEQVIRIRTSEKDHEAV, from the coding sequence TTGAAAAAGGTAGAAGCCATTATTCGTCCCTTCAAACTGGATGAAGTCAAGATCGCCCTTGTCAATGCGGGTATTGTCGGCATGACGGTCTCCGAAGTACGCGGCTTTGGGCGACAAAAGGGGCAAACGGAACGGTACCGCGGTTCAGAATACACGGTGGAATTTTTACAAAAGTTAAAAGTTGAGATTGTTGTCGAAGACGAGCAAGTGGATATGGTAGTGGCCAAAATTGTTGAAGCGGCTCGCACCGGCGAAATTGGCGACGGTAAGATCTTTGTCACCCCTGTGGAGCAGGTCATTCGCATCCGTACGAGCGAAAAAGATCACGAGGCTGTCTAG
- the rph gene encoding ribonuclease PH: MGWQRPDGRQPQELRSHRFQRHFTQFALGSVLAQAGQTQVLCTVSLKEGVPKFLEGTGQGWLTAEYRMLPSATRPRQEREFLKLSGRTQEIQRLIGRSLRSALDLSLLGERTLIVDADVLQADAGTRSLAITGGYIALVDALSALLQQGVLSESPLCHQVAAVSVGLIDGEPYLDLSYAEDVAASVDFNVVMTANGQFIEVQGTAEMGSFDRPTLDRLLDVASQGIQELIEIQQHVLAASHE, translated from the coding sequence ATGGGGTGGCAGCGACCCGATGGCCGTCAACCACAGGAATTGCGATCGCACCGGTTTCAGCGGCATTTCACCCAATTTGCCTTAGGATCAGTCCTCGCTCAAGCAGGGCAAACCCAAGTGCTGTGCACCGTCAGTCTCAAGGAAGGGGTACCCAAGTTTTTAGAAGGCACAGGCCAAGGCTGGCTGACAGCGGAGTACCGCATGCTGCCCAGTGCAACGCGGCCGCGGCAAGAGCGAGAATTTCTCAAACTCTCTGGGCGCACCCAAGAAATCCAGCGTCTCATTGGTCGCAGTTTACGTTCGGCCTTGGATTTGTCTCTACTAGGGGAGCGCACACTGATTGTGGATGCCGATGTGCTCCAAGCCGATGCCGGCACGCGATCGCTGGCAATTACAGGAGGCTACATTGCCCTTGTGGATGCCCTCAGTGCCCTACTTCAGCAAGGGGTACTCAGTGAATCTCCCCTGTGTCATCAAGTGGCAGCAGTCTCCGTGGGGTTGATTGACGGCGAACCCTATTTGGATTTGAGCTACGCTGAGGATGTTGCTGCCAGTGTAGACTTCAATGTGGTGATGACCGCCAATGGTCAATTCATTGAGGTTCAAGGCACAGCAGAGATGGGTTCCTTTGATCGGCCAACCTTGGATCGCCTTCTGGATGTCGCCAGCCAAGGGATTCAAGAACTCATTGAGATTCAACAGCACGTCTTAGCTGCCAGCCATGAGTGA
- a CDS encoding YifB family Mg chelatase-like AAA ATPase → MLARVWSAAVLGIDAIPVGVEVDVSGGLPGIVVVGLPDAGVQEARERVKAAIRNAGFNFPMRRIVVNLTPADLRKEGPSFDLPISVGILAASGQVATDLLGDHLFLGEVSLDGTLQPVAGVLAIAVAAQAQGMTGLVVPMANVTEAAVVRGLKVYGCHTLAEVAAFLNDPSSRSPATHSLSSHTPASPHSSLDLKDVKGQYQARRALEIAAAGGHNLIFVGPPGSGKTMLARRLPTILPPLTFEEALEVTKIHSVAGLLKERGQLIQEPPFRSPHHSASGPALVGGGSYPRPGEISLAHRGVLFLDELTEFKRDVLEFLRQPLEDGQVTIARTRQSVVFPAQFTLVASTNPCPCGYYGDPVQPCTCLPRQREQYWAKLSGPLLDRIDLQVSVSRLKPEEMTRQTLGEDSATVRQRVLAARSRAQRRFAEEPSLHCNAQMQSRHLRQWCRLDEASTKLLEGAIAKLGLSARATDRILKVARTIADLADCETIAAAHVAEAIQYRTIDRLQ, encoded by the coding sequence ATGCTGGCACGGGTTTGGAGTGCTGCGGTTCTAGGAATTGATGCGATTCCCGTCGGGGTCGAAGTGGATGTTTCCGGCGGCTTACCGGGGATTGTCGTGGTCGGTCTGCCCGATGCGGGTGTGCAAGAGGCACGGGAGCGCGTTAAGGCGGCGATTCGCAATGCGGGTTTTAACTTCCCAATGCGGCGCATTGTGGTTAATCTCACCCCCGCCGATTTACGTAAAGAAGGGCCGAGTTTTGATCTCCCCATTAGCGTGGGTATTCTAGCCGCTTCAGGACAGGTTGCAACGGATTTACTGGGTGACCATCTTTTTCTCGGCGAAGTGTCCCTCGATGGCACCTTGCAACCGGTGGCAGGGGTACTGGCGATCGCCGTTGCGGCGCAAGCCCAAGGAATGACTGGTCTCGTGGTGCCCATGGCCAATGTGACGGAAGCAGCAGTGGTGCGGGGGCTAAAGGTCTATGGTTGCCACACCCTTGCCGAAGTCGCAGCCTTTTTGAATGACCCCAGCTCGCGATCGCCAGCAACCCATTCCCTGAGTTCCCATACTCCAGCCTCTCCCCACTCTAGTCTCGACCTCAAGGACGTTAAGGGGCAGTACCAAGCGCGGCGTGCCCTAGAAATTGCGGCGGCGGGCGGGCACAATCTCATCTTTGTCGGGCCACCGGGCAGTGGTAAAACGATGTTGGCGCGGCGGTTACCGACCATCTTGCCGCCCTTGACGTTTGAAGAAGCGCTGGAAGTGACCAAAATTCACTCCGTGGCTGGCTTGCTCAAAGAGCGGGGGCAATTGATCCAAGAGCCTCCCTTTCGGAGTCCTCACCATTCTGCTTCTGGGCCTGCCCTTGTCGGGGGTGGCAGTTATCCGCGTCCCGGCGAAATTTCCCTTGCCCATCGCGGGGTGCTCTTTCTCGATGAATTGACGGAATTTAAGCGGGATGTCTTGGAGTTTTTGCGGCAGCCCCTTGAGGATGGCCAAGTCACCATTGCCCGCACCCGCCAATCGGTGGTGTTCCCGGCGCAATTTACCCTCGTGGCGAGCACCAATCCCTGCCCCTGTGGTTACTATGGCGATCCGGTGCAACCCTGTACCTGCTTGCCGCGCCAGCGAGAACAGTATTGGGCCAAGCTCTCTGGCCCCCTCCTAGATCGCATTGATCTGCAAGTGAGTGTCAGCCGCCTCAAACCCGAGGAAATGACCCGCCAAACCCTAGGAGAAGATTCGGCCACGGTACGGCAACGGGTCTTGGCGGCGCGATCGCGAGCGCAACGGCGGTTTGCCGAAGAACCCAGTCTTCACTGCAACGCCCAAATGCAAAGCCGCCATCTGCGCCAGTGGTGTCGTCTTGATGAGGCTTCAACAAAGCTCCTCGAGGGGGCGATCGCCAAGTTAGGACTCTCGGCGCGAGCCACAGACCGTATCCTAAAGGTAGCCCGTACGATTGCTGATCTGGCCGACTGTGAAACGATTGCCGCTGCCCATGTGGCCGAAGCCATTCAATACCGCACGATTGATCGTCTGCAATAG